A genome region from Deinococcus sp. KNUC1210 includes the following:
- a CDS encoding AAA family ATPase: MLTVHLLGHVHVTQDGKVVVLSAKALALLVYLAAERVPQHRERLADLLWNSPEARTNLRVELARIRAAGLDIFPPSRQMLSLEHVETDLDQWMRQSGEMDQTELAAWLATLRGLPLCGLEDLGSSNFQMWVEQQRWVYCERVEAMLAQTYSRYAAAGQTWATRLIAARAETIGFASVADMDGVDSPATEAERPSGTAAFAFPDRQAEHAPQPSAGGTHEGAPVSLLESQASVAGPPVPGRREPLFGTWDWETQPPEFTRPAEEQVLAQVGERAAVQPQLLMLSGPPGIGKSYLAGALSRRLSWESLRLTAGASGRLMLAALAQGLLRHTDIEGTQTLWQVLLQPASLDEDIVKVAVILARLTRPLLLIVEEVDAAGADLVTLLECSLQMGNEGPRLFLLLSREHPDRLPHFRRLLRRSGAVQTLAVQPLTFASMEAALGPVFWQRPGLSEAERRHIHQVASQLFQRSEGNPLHLRGLLQAFQAADPDISGDVASAMLPPSVRSTLLSEAEDWPEPLRDAMSRLSAVNGSFDRQTAQVVLALSEEHSEAVLQGALERQILIEVETGVALRVSDFTPVRIAPDNEAQYMFRNEALRVVLAGQLPQRIRQDVRRRLVGWVSASEPGLASYYAERAGLQEQAAQLWTRYQAQLPAGSPLIVSDVLPPPALPSAAAVSEPPRVQSRVLGPGALAARIPGVGVYRVAGRRLVERDERRTLRASSDAASALRMAGDPERRP; this comes from the coding sequence GTGCTGACGGTGCATTTGCTCGGCCATGTTCATGTCACTCAGGATGGAAAGGTGGTGGTGCTGTCGGCCAAGGCGCTGGCCCTGCTGGTCTATCTGGCTGCCGAGCGTGTTCCTCAGCACCGCGAGCGGCTGGCCGACCTGCTGTGGAACAGCCCGGAGGCCCGGACGAATCTGCGGGTCGAGCTCGCACGAATCCGGGCGGCTGGCCTCGATATCTTTCCGCCCAGTCGCCAGATGCTCTCGCTGGAACACGTCGAGACCGACCTCGATCAGTGGATGCGCCAGTCTGGAGAGATGGATCAGACCGAGCTGGCCGCCTGGCTGGCGACGTTGCGTGGCCTGCCGCTGTGTGGCCTGGAAGATCTGGGCAGCAGCAATTTCCAGATGTGGGTCGAGCAGCAGCGCTGGGTGTACTGCGAGCGGGTCGAGGCCATGCTGGCGCAGACGTACAGCCGCTACGCCGCTGCCGGACAGACCTGGGCGACCCGGCTGATCGCGGCCCGCGCCGAGACCATCGGGTTTGCGAGTGTGGCGGACATGGATGGGGTAGACAGCCCGGCGACCGAGGCCGAGCGGCCATCCGGGACGGCGGCCTTCGCCTTTCCCGACCGGCAGGCCGAACACGCGCCGCAGCCGTCTGCTGGCGGCACGCATGAGGGCGCTCCGGTATCGTTGCTCGAATCTCAGGCCTCGGTCGCCGGGCCGCCCGTGCCAGGACGCAGAGAGCCGCTGTTCGGGACCTGGGACTGGGAAACACAGCCGCCGGAGTTCACCCGGCCTGCCGAAGAGCAGGTGTTGGCGCAGGTGGGCGAGCGGGCCGCCGTTCAGCCGCAGCTGCTGATGCTCAGCGGGCCGCCGGGCATCGGGAAGAGTTATCTGGCGGGTGCCCTGTCGCGGCGTCTGAGCTGGGAGAGCCTGCGCCTGACAGCCGGCGCGTCGGGCCGCCTGATGCTGGCGGCGCTGGCACAGGGGCTGCTGCGGCATACCGATATCGAAGGAACGCAGACGCTGTGGCAGGTGCTGCTGCAGCCCGCCTCGCTGGACGAGGACATCGTCAAGGTGGCGGTCATTCTGGCGCGCCTGACCCGTCCACTGCTGCTGATCGTCGAGGAGGTCGACGCTGCCGGAGCCGACCTGGTAACGCTGCTGGAATGCAGTCTGCAGATGGGGAACGAGGGGCCACGCCTGTTTCTGCTGCTCAGCCGTGAACACCCGGATCGTCTGCCACATTTCCGGCGGTTGCTGCGGCGCTCGGGGGCGGTGCAGACGCTGGCAGTGCAGCCGCTCACCTTTGCCAGCATGGAAGCGGCGCTGGGGCCAGTCTTCTGGCAACGGCCTGGACTGTCCGAGGCCGAGCGCCGCCACATTCATCAGGTGGCCTCGCAGCTGTTTCAGCGCAGCGAAGGCAATCCGCTGCATCTGCGAGGCCTGCTTCAGGCGTTTCAGGCCGCCGACCCCGACATCAGCGGCGACGTGGCGAGTGCCATGCTACCGCCGTCGGTTCGCAGCACGTTGCTGAGTGAGGCCGAAGACTGGCCCGAACCGCTGCGCGACGCCATGAGCCGCCTGAGCGCGGTCAATGGCAGTTTTGACCGGCAGACCGCTCAGGTGGTGCTGGCCCTGAGCGAGGAGCACAGCGAGGCCGTGCTGCAGGGCGCTCTGGAGCGTCAGATTCTGATCGAGGTCGAGACGGGCGTGGCGCTGCGGGTTTCAGATTTCACGCCGGTCCGGATCGCGCCCGATAACGAGGCGCAGTATATGTTCCGCAACGAGGCGCTGCGGGTGGTGCTGGCCGGACAGTTGCCGCAGCGGATTCGCCAGGATGTCCGGCGCAGGCTGGTGGGCTGGGTATCGGCCTCCGAGCCGGGGCTGGCGTCGTACTATGCCGAACGCGCCGGGCTTCAGGAGCAGGCGGCACAGCTCTGGACACGCTATCAGGCACAGTTGCCCGCCGGGAGTCCACTGATCGTCAGCGACGTGCTGCCGCCGCCCGCGCTGCCGAGCGCTGCCGCCGTGTCCGAGCCGCCGCGTGTCCAGTCGCGGGTGCTCGGGCCGGGGGCGCTGGCTGCACGAATACCGGGCGTCGGGGTATACCGTGTCGCTGGACGGCGGCTGGTTGAACGTGATGAGCGACGGACGCTACGGGCATCCTCAGACGCTGCATCTGCGCTTCGAATGGCCGGAGACCCTGAGCGGCGACCTTGA
- the dnaB gene encoding replicative DNA helicase, which yields MEPTPRIPPHNNDAEISVLGSILLDNDALIQLGDSVSAEMFYRESHRKIFTCMRTLQERGEPVDLVTLSDDLRTRNQLDEVGGLSYLIGLSEQVPTAAYAEHYARIVQEKYTLRTLIQASGRVMQLAYEAQLPLEDLLDRSEKLIFEVAEQKKSSEATQAMSDVVHDTFEYITLLHSNRGIPDGVASGFRDLDEQISGLQKGSLNVLAARPSMGKTAFALSIAQNVALRGEKVVAVFSLEMPAVQLALRMLCSEGRVDMNRIRSGQLGERDFERLAHAAGRLAEAPMVIDDEPDLTVNALRSKLRRIAAQHGQLGLVVIDYLQLMSGNKSGNGGNENRQQEISLISRSLKSIAREMEVPIMVLSQLSRAVEQRPNHRPMLSDLRESGAIEQDADIVMFIYRDEYYNKETDQQGIAEIIIGKQRNGPVGTVKLQFHSAHVRFNDLAPEGV from the coding sequence ATGGAACCCACTCCACGTATTCCCCCACATAACAACGACGCCGAGATCAGCGTGCTGGGCAGTATTCTGCTCGACAACGACGCCCTGATTCAGCTTGGTGACAGCGTCAGTGCCGAGATGTTCTACCGCGAGAGCCACCGCAAGATTTTTACCTGCATGCGGACCCTGCAGGAGCGCGGCGAACCGGTGGATCTGGTCACCCTCAGCGACGACCTGAGAACCCGCAACCAGCTCGACGAGGTGGGCGGCCTGAGCTACCTGATCGGCCTGTCGGAACAGGTGCCCACCGCCGCGTATGCCGAACACTACGCCCGTATCGTGCAGGAAAAATACACGCTCAGAACGCTGATTCAGGCGTCGGGGCGCGTCATGCAGCTTGCCTATGAAGCGCAGTTGCCACTCGAAGACCTGCTCGACCGCTCGGAAAAACTGATCTTCGAGGTGGCCGAACAGAAAAAGAGCAGCGAGGCCACGCAGGCAATGAGCGACGTGGTGCACGACACCTTCGAGTACATCACGCTGCTGCACAGCAACAGGGGCATTCCCGACGGCGTGGCGAGCGGCTTTCGCGACCTCGACGAACAGATTTCAGGACTTCAGAAGGGCAGCCTGAACGTGCTGGCGGCTCGCCCGAGCATGGGCAAAACCGCGTTCGCCCTGTCGATCGCGCAGAATGTGGCGCTGCGCGGCGAGAAGGTGGTGGCGGTTTTCAGCCTGGAGATGCCCGCCGTGCAGCTCGCCCTGCGAATGCTGTGCAGCGAGGGCCGGGTGGACATGAACCGCATTCGCAGCGGGCAGCTGGGCGAGCGCGATTTCGAGCGGCTGGCACACGCGGCGGGACGGCTGGCCGAGGCTCCGATGGTGATCGACGACGAACCCGATCTGACGGTGAACGCCCTGCGGAGCAAGCTGCGCCGCATCGCTGCCCAGCACGGTCAACTGGGGCTGGTGGTCATCGATTACCTGCAGCTGATGTCGGGCAACAAGAGCGGCAATGGGGGCAACGAGAACAGGCAGCAGGAAATCAGCCTGATCAGCCGCTCGCTCAAGAGCATCGCCCGTGAAATGGAAGTGCCGATCATGGTGCTGAGTCAGCTTTCGCGTGCCGTCGAGCAGCGGCCCAATCACCGGCCCATGCTGTCGGATCTGCGCGAGTCGGGCGCGATTGAGCAGGACGCCGACATCGTGATGTTTATCTACCGTGACGAGTACTACAACAAAGAAACCGATCAACAGGGCATCGCCGAGATCATCATCGGCAAGCAGCGAAACGGCCCGGTCGGAACCGTGAAACTGCAATTTCACAGCGCCCACGTCCGCTTCAACGATCTCGCCCCAGAAGGCGTATGA
- a CDS encoding NUDIX hydrolase, translated as MSDEQKQATGSAAGRRRRRKRGSGPRPATNAQATSGQPLSSAGQPEKQASAPTGSQGGAAQQGSNPQRRGRQPAPKRPPKKPPAEPRIGVGCIVLRGDEILMVREKGRWSLPKGGLDAGELVQQGAIRETYEETGLNVELRELAFVVEFQAKTWGHHLQFFYLGREVGGTLGPRDPDREVQEAKFIPLRLLREYLRFRPRLVALETWLRERRPRHFVFDLDREPAMLRTRRRVGEKDVVVSE; from the coding sequence ATGAGCGACGAACAGAAACAGGCCACCGGAAGTGCAGCAGGCAGACGCCGCAGACGCAAACGCGGAAGCGGCCCCCGTCCGGCCACCAACGCCCAGGCCACCAGCGGGCAGCCCCTCAGCAGTGCCGGGCAGCCTGAAAAACAGGCCAGTGCGCCCACCGGAAGCCAGGGCGGCGCGGCTCAGCAGGGAAGCAATCCGCAGCGCCGTGGACGGCAGCCAGCGCCCAAGCGTCCGCCCAAGAAACCGCCCGCCGAGCCGCGCATCGGCGTGGGCTGCATCGTGCTGCGCGGCGACGAGATTCTGATGGTGCGCGAGAAGGGCCGCTGGAGTCTGCCCAAAGGCGGCCTGGATGCCGGAGAACTCGTGCAGCAGGGCGCGATCCGTGAGACCTACGAGGAAACTGGGCTGAATGTCGAGCTGCGAGAGCTGGCCTTCGTGGTCGAATTTCAGGCCAAGACCTGGGGCCATCATCTGCAGTTCTTCTATCTGGGGCGCGAGGTGGGCGGCACACTGGGGCCGCGAGACCCCGACCGCGAGGTGCAGGAGGCCAAATTCATTCCGCTGCGGCTGCTGCGCGAATACCTGCGCTTTCGGCCCCGGCTGGTGGCGCTGGAAACCTGGCTGCGCGAACGCAGACCCCGCCACTTCGTCTTCGATCTCGACCGCGAGCCCGCCATGCTGAGAACGCGGCGACGGGTGGGCGAAAAAGACGTGGTGGTCAGCGAGTAA
- a CDS encoding DEAD/DEAH box helicase, whose amino-acid sequence MPKHSPHLDAFVRDVLGGGAALLHQEEATPPQLVQADSLGWSQAVRQGFGYPQVYSHQAEVYQRLKAGEHVIVTTPTASGKTGAFFPAAFERLEQQPDATALFIYPLVALGQDQRGKLEDFLQAGQFDWDIAAFQGSADAGQVFRDGVRMVTATPDKLHWALTHPAVQRFLSKLALVVLDEAHTYRGGFGSEVAGMLRRLLDLARLLGADPQVVMSTATIGNPAQFAEELTGLKVQEVSESGAGRHGKQYVLADHGGQPRRFWDAVMQASVRRELKVLAFFRGRSRAARLYGTYRNNPAYARHAHLYMAGTSDREGRLSEFRRSPSGVMFATNALEAGVDIGDLEVVILDGYPGTRMAFRQMAGRAGRIAPGLVLYLPALDDRGLPHPVDAFYSNAGNFRELLLGPLERAVVEADNPFLAPRHFDRANEERRAAGLSAEAVTPPRYWNLRGEGSSRFSVIEESEWAKHGAACFNAPLESPAQHYALVEKHVDAVFELEGQTYRVTRWIEHPSGTAILVEKHAVTGVFTRGLHQTNVETRRMGEWQRRGPLVYRHGEVTVRRHYTGYTLMKTVFERACANCDREPGLNERTCKACGGRIIDRMQDHRLSEYLFEEPKQLEPLQTRALEVGVDARASEMPAAVAHTLKHLLQKLIPERVACDENDLAGAFRDGKDTYFFLYDDWKGGLGVTRRAYEQMDELLKRALELTQKTCCVDGCYACIAVSRCSSPFYASGERRPTHKAATRHYLQELLGIQPPAPEDEPAPLPVPAANWPLQARELLDLYGLSLTEVSARLGLPSREIQRGLGQHGPLRLLHPSFGEGVLMQGAGSGDARTALVYFPGVGQKKLLVKVAGLQAVESGTALSERPGG is encoded by the coding sequence ATGCCCAAACACAGCCCTCACCTGGACGCTTTCGTCCGGGATGTTCTGGGTGGCGGGGCAGCACTGCTGCACCAGGAGGAGGCCACACCGCCGCAGCTAGTTCAGGCCGATAGCCTGGGTTGGTCGCAGGCAGTACGCCAGGGCTTCGGATATCCGCAGGTGTACAGCCATCAGGCCGAGGTATATCAGCGGCTGAAGGCGGGCGAGCACGTCATCGTGACCACTCCGACCGCCAGTGGCAAGACCGGTGCGTTTTTTCCGGCAGCGTTCGAGCGGCTGGAGCAGCAGCCCGACGCCACGGCGCTGTTTATCTATCCGCTGGTGGCACTGGGACAGGATCAACGCGGCAAACTGGAAGACTTTTTACAGGCCGGACAGTTCGACTGGGACATTGCGGCGTTTCAGGGAAGCGCCGATGCCGGGCAGGTGTTCAGAGACGGTGTGCGAATGGTGACCGCCACGCCCGACAAGCTGCACTGGGCCCTGACGCATCCGGCTGTGCAGCGCTTTCTGAGCAAGCTGGCGCTGGTGGTTCTCGACGAGGCGCACACGTACCGGGGCGGATTTGGCAGCGAGGTGGCCGGGATGCTGCGCCGCCTGCTGGACCTGGCACGCCTGCTGGGAGCCGATCCGCAGGTGGTGATGAGCACTGCCACCATCGGCAACCCAGCGCAGTTCGCAGAGGAACTGACGGGCCTAAAGGTGCAGGAAGTGAGCGAGTCGGGTGCGGGCAGGCACGGTAAACAGTATGTGCTGGCCGATCACGGGGGCCAGCCGCGCCGTTTCTGGGACGCGGTGATGCAGGCCAGCGTGCGCCGGGAACTGAAAGTCCTCGCCTTTTTCCGGGGACGCAGCCGGGCGGCGCGGCTGTACGGTACCTACCGGAACAACCCCGCCTATGCTCGCCACGCGCACCTGTACATGGCTGGAACGAGCGACCGGGAAGGCCGCCTGAGCGAGTTCCGCCGCTCGCCCAGCGGGGTGATGTTCGCCACCAACGCGCTCGAAGCAGGCGTGGATATCGGTGACCTGGAAGTGGTGATTCTGGACGGCTATCCGGGCACGCGCATGGCGTTCCGGCAGATGGCGGGCCGCGCCGGGCGGATTGCGCCAGGACTGGTGCTGTATCTGCCTGCACTGGATGACCGGGGCCTGCCTCATCCGGTGGACGCCTTTTACAGCAATGCCGGGAATTTCCGCGAGCTGCTGCTGGGGCCGCTGGAACGCGCCGTGGTCGAGGCCGACAATCCGTTTCTGGCTCCCCGACACTTCGACCGGGCAAACGAGGAACGGCGGGCAGCGGGCCTGAGTGCCGAGGCCGTGACGCCGCCGCGTTACTGGAATCTGCGCGGGGAGGGCAGTTCCCGCTTCTCGGTGATCGAGGAGAGCGAGTGGGCCAAGCACGGCGCAGCCTGCTTCAATGCTCCGCTGGAAAGCCCGGCGCAGCATTACGCACTGGTCGAGAAACATGTGGACGCCGTCTTCGAGCTGGAAGGCCAGACCTACCGGGTGACGCGCTGGATCGAACATCCCAGCGGCACGGCCATCCTGGTCGAGAAACACGCCGTTACCGGGGTCTTTACGCGGGGGCTGCACCAGACGAATGTGGAAACGAGGCGCATGGGCGAATGGCAGCGCCGGGGGCCGCTGGTCTACCGGCACGGCGAGGTGACGGTGCGGCGGCACTACACCGGCTACACGCTGATGAAAACGGTGTTCGAGCGGGCCTGTGCCAACTGCGACCGGGAGCCGGGGCTGAACGAGCGCACCTGCAAGGCGTGTGGAGGCCGCATCATCGACCGGATGCAGGATCACCGCCTGAGCGAATACCTGTTCGAAGAGCCGAAGCAACTGGAGCCGCTTCAGACGCGGGCGCTGGAAGTCGGAGTCGATGCCCGCGCGTCCGAGATGCCCGCCGCAGTCGCGCATACGCTCAAGCACCTGCTTCAGAAGCTGATTCCCGAGCGGGTCGCCTGCGACGAGAACGATCTGGCGGGGGCCTTCCGGGACGGCAAGGACACTTACTTCTTTCTGTACGACGACTGGAAAGGTGGGCTGGGCGTGACCCGGCGGGCCTACGAACAGATGGACGAACTGCTGAAACGTGCGCTGGAACTGACACAGAAAACGTGTTGCGTGGACGGATGCTATGCCTGCATCGCGGTCAGTCGCTGCTCATCGCCGTTTTATGCCAGTGGGGAACGCCGCCCGACCCACAAGGCCGCCACCCGGCACTATCTTCAGGAACTGCTGGGCATTCAGCCACCCGCGCCGGAAGACGAACCCGCCCCGCTGCCGGTTCCTGCGGCCAACTGGCCGCTTCAGGCACGCGAACTGCTCGATCTGTACGGCCTGTCGCTGACCGAGGTGAGCGCCCGCCTGGGGCTGCCCAGCCGCGAGATTCAGCGGGGTCTGGGGCAACACGGGCCTCTGCGCCTGCTGCACCCCAGCTTTGGGGAAGGCGTGCTGATGCAGGGCGCTGGCTCGGGAGACGCCCGCACCGCCCTGGTGTACTTTCCCGGCGTGGGACAGAAGAAACTGCTGGTGAAGGTGGCGGGGCTGCAGGCGGTGGAAAGCGGCACAGCGCTGAGTGAACGACCGGGCGGCTGA
- a CDS encoding transglycosylase domain-containing protein has protein sequence MRLIANLFKTLLILALLLGVGLLGLVLLWQSDLKRVDDLSVLEYAGKATVVDDRGQVIGALTPSLSSGARVNRSLLKSNQMSSWLRKAVVTSEDTRFYQHGGIDPRGLLRAVFRSASGDTQGGSTITQQVVRSTILADIKDEKTLSRKLKEALLAVQVERRFTKDEILTAYLNVVYWGVGRTDLLGAQDAARTYFGVDASRLNLAQSVYLATLLPNARRYNDYPAYRPLIHNILDRMVKDGRATQAQADAAWHYHLQPVGWSVRYDAAGNLVSARLSDPSAKRASSPAPQVRFADGFLDAVERDLSDRLGRSVLYRSDVTVYTTLNHQAQAGAEVASRDARLPDGATLGLALMNPANGDVTALVGQKLGDGVLESWNNATRARRQVGSSIKPLLYTLALSKGFKQSDTILDAPIDGDYQPKNYSGTSTGRRVTLRYALDHSLNLPTVRLAQQVGLNAFVSKLRELGLSPAPDTGLPLAIGALEASPLQMAAAYAPFANGGIYHAPRLITKVVQSGKTILTVAPSEGQRVWDTQTAFLGLDMLRGVVNDLTPAEGGLGWRARINGREVGGKTGTTNDVRDLWFAGVTPGLSGAVWVGRSDNTALPQTAYSGEVAAPVWQEAAAAAVNGQAAVQFSAPQGVTFQQVRGVQMAFKTDSGTSNGGFLSSLFGGRSAPEPVPPSESPAESQAPAVTAPDPVPTEPEVDQSTPDALPTDAVPTDALPSDDATSTPDSGADVTPEPSTAQPDTAQPVPDQSAADQNSGSTDDSQSSDSQPSPQVVPDPATVPDSSPQPVSPRHLDACRHGASGFQFPGFGSVSVHPGRFGVAAGAFRSDAAAGFVRSVQRWYPRHPPTSAPPSLSTPDPAPYNVVPDSSSIPDTSGGSPSN, from the coding sequence ATGCGGCTGATTGCAAACCTCTTCAAGACGCTGCTGATTCTGGCACTGCTGCTCGGTGTAGGGCTGCTGGGTCTGGTGCTGCTGTGGCAGAGCGATCTGAAACGCGTGGACGATCTGAGCGTGCTGGAATACGCGGGCAAGGCCACCGTCGTGGACGACCGGGGGCAGGTGATCGGAGCACTCACCCCCTCGCTGTCGAGCGGAGCGCGGGTGAACCGTTCGCTGCTGAAGTCGAACCAGATGAGTTCGTGGCTGCGAAAAGCCGTCGTGACCAGCGAGGATACCCGCTTCTATCAGCACGGCGGCATCGACCCGCGTGGGCTGCTGCGGGCCGTCTTCCGGAGTGCGTCGGGCGATACCCAGGGCGGCAGCACCATCACTCAGCAGGTCGTTCGCAGCACCATCCTCGCGGACATCAAGGACGAGAAGACCCTGAGCCGCAAACTCAAAGAAGCGTTGCTGGCGGTGCAGGTCGAGCGCCGCTTCACCAAGGACGAGATTCTGACCGCGTATCTGAACGTGGTGTACTGGGGCGTGGGCCGCACCGATCTGCTGGGCGCTCAGGACGCCGCCCGCACCTATTTCGGTGTCGATGCCTCGCGCCTCAATCTGGCCCAGAGCGTGTATCTCGCTACCCTGCTGCCCAATGCCCGCCGCTACAACGACTACCCGGCCTACCGCCCGCTGATTCACAACATTCTGGACCGCATGGTCAAGGATGGCCGCGCCACCCAGGCCCAGGCCGACGCCGCGTGGCATTACCACCTTCAGCCGGTGGGCTGGAGCGTGCGTTACGACGCGGCGGGCAATCTGGTCTCGGCGCGGCTGAGCGACCCCAGCGCCAAGCGTGCCAGTTCTCCGGCGCCACAGGTGCGCTTCGCGGACGGCTTTCTGGACGCGGTGGAGCGCGATCTCTCGGACAGGCTGGGACGCAGCGTGCTGTACCGCTCCGACGTGACGGTGTACACCACCCTCAACCATCAGGCGCAGGCAGGAGCCGAGGTCGCCAGCCGTGACGCCCGCCTGCCCGACGGCGCGACGCTCGGTCTGGCCCTGATGAACCCGGCGAACGGCGACGTGACGGCACTGGTGGGCCAGAAACTCGGAGACGGCGTGCTGGAATCCTGGAACAATGCCACCCGCGCCCGTCGACAGGTGGGAAGCAGCATCAAGCCGCTGCTGTACACACTGGCGCTCTCGAAAGGCTTCAAGCAGTCCGATACCATCCTCGACGCTCCGATTGACGGCGATTATCAGCCCAAGAATTACAGCGGTACCTCCACCGGACGCCGCGTGACGCTGCGGTACGCCCTCGATCACTCGCTGAATCTGCCGACGGTGCGCCTCGCTCAGCAGGTCGGGCTGAACGCCTTCGTGTCCAAGCTGCGTGAACTGGGCCTGTCGCCCGCTCCCGATACCGGGTTGCCGCTGGCGATTGGAGCGCTGGAAGCCAGTCCGCTTCAGATGGCGGCGGCCTATGCGCCCTTCGCCAACGGCGGCATCTACCATGCTCCGCGCCTGATCACCAAGGTGGTGCAGAGCGGCAAGACCATCCTGACGGTCGCCCCCAGTGAGGGCCAGCGGGTCTGGGACACCCAGACGGCCTTTCTGGGCCTCGATATGCTGCGCGGCGTGGTCAATGACCTGACGCCTGCCGAGGGTGGGCTGGGCTGGCGGGCACGCATCAATGGGCGCGAGGTCGGTGGCAAGACCGGCACCACCAACGATGTGCGCGACCTGTGGTTTGCGGGCGTCACACCGGGTCTGAGCGGAGCGGTGTGGGTGGGGCGCAGCGACAACACGGCGCTTCCCCAGACGGCCTACAGCGGCGAGGTGGCCGCCCCCGTCTGGCAGGAAGCGGCGGCAGCGGCGGTCAATGGTCAGGCGGCTGTGCAGTTCTCTGCGCCGCAGGGCGTGACGTTTCAGCAGGTGCGCGGCGTGCAGATGGCCTTCAAGACCGACAGCGGCACCTCGAACGGCGGATTCCTCAGCAGTCTGTTCGGGGGCCGCTCTGCGCCGGAACCCGTACCGCCCAGCGAGTCGCCCGCAGAGTCTCAGGCCCCGGCAGTGACCGCCCCCGATCCTGTTCCCACCGAGCCAGAGGTGGACCAGAGCACTCCGGACGCGCTGCCCACAGATGCTGTACCTACCGACGCGCTGCCCTCCGATGACGCGACCAGCACGCCTGACAGCGGCGCCGACGTCACCCCGGAGCCGTCCACTGCCCAGCCCGATACGGCCCAGCCGGTCCCAGACCAGTCCGCTGCCGATCAGAATTCAGGCTCCACTGACGATTCTCAGTCCAGTGATTCCCAGCCGTCTCCACAGGTGGTGCCGGACCCGGCCACCGTGCCCGACAGTTCGCCGCAGCCGGTTTCTCCCCGACACCTCGACGCCTGCCGACACGGCGCCTCAGGATTCCAGTTCCCAGGATTCGGCTCCGTCTCTGTCCACCCCGGACGATTCGGCGTCGCAGCAGGTGCCTTCCGATCTGACGCCGCTGCCGGATTCGTCCGATCCGTCCAGCGATGGTACCCCCGTCATCCCCCCACCTCCGCGCCACCGAGCCTGTCCACGCCCGACCCGGCTCCCTATAATGTGGTGCCGGACAGCAGCAGCATTCCCGATACATCGGGCGGCTCACCCTCCAACTGA
- the gcvH gene encoding glycine cleavage system protein GcvH, whose translation MNTPSDLKYAPSHEWLKDDGTVGISDFAQDQLGDVVYVELPEVGREVSAGETLAVVESVKTASDIYAPASGTITAVNDALSGTPELVNSDPYGEGWLFKIDVTEESEGLMDASAYEAANG comes from the coding sequence ATGAATACCCCTTCTGACCTTAAATACGCTCCCAGCCACGAATGGCTCAAAGACGACGGCACGGTGGGCATTTCCGATTTCGCGCAGGATCAGCTCGGTGACGTGGTGTACGTGGAATTGCCGGAAGTGGGCCGCGAGGTCAGCGCCGGGGAAACACTCGCTGTGGTCGAGAGCGTCAAGACGGCTTCGGATATCTACGCGCCCGCCAGCGGCACCATCACGGCGGTCAACGACGCTCTGAGCGGCACGCCGGAACTGGTCAACAGCGACCCCTACGGCGAAGGCTGGCTCTTCAAGATCGACGTGACCGAAGAAAGCGAAGGCCTGATGGACGCTTCCGCCTACGAGGCGGCGAACGGGTAA
- the gcvT gene encoding glycine cleavage system aminomethyltransferase GcvT has protein sequence METPETLRRTPLHAAHHRAGARMVPFGGWDMPVQYQGVKAEHAAVREDAGMFDVSHMGEFRISGPEAETFLQYVTTNDVARLKPGRAQYNWLPGETGGLIDDIYIYRVAADEFLMVVNASNIGKDWAHLQAQVGQYDVQLRDESDAWGLIAVQGPRSEEKLQPHCTVDLSRRTKNSYFAARLLGMDVWLARTGYTGEDGFEVFVAADETEAMWNKLLALGLTPAGLGARDTLRLEAGFPLYGHEFSDTIHPLSSTYTWVVKDKEHLGRAHISSAPQMKLIGLALDKVPVREGYPVLLNGAAVGQITSGSSSPTLGHPIAMALVSAGAADADTYEVEVRGKAHPARRVSLPFYKRP, from the coding sequence ATGGAGACTCCAGAAACGCTGAGGCGCACACCGCTGCACGCAGCCCACCACCGCGCCGGGGCCAGGATGGTGCCGTTCGGCGGCTGGGATATGCCGGTGCAGTATCAGGGCGTCAAGGCCGAGCACGCGGCGGTGCGGGAAGACGCGGGCATGTTCGACGTGTCGCACATGGGCGAATTTCGCATTTCCGGGCCAGAGGCCGAGACGTTTCTGCAATACGTCACCACCAACGACGTGGCCCGGCTGAAACCCGGACGCGCCCAGTACAACTGGCTGCCCGGAGAAACCGGCGGGCTGATCGACGACATCTACATCTACCGCGTGGCTGCCGACGAATTTCTGATGGTGGTGAACGCCAGCAATATCGGCAAGGACTGGGCGCACCTTCAGGCACAGGTCGGCCAGTACGACGTGCAGCTGCGCGACGAATCCGACGCCTGGGGCCTGATCGCGGTGCAGGGACCCAGGAGCGAGGAGAAATTGCAGCCGCACTGCACCGTCGACCTGAGCCGCCGCACCAAGAACAGTTACTTTGCTGCCCGGCTGTTGGGCATGGATGTGTGGCTCGCCCGCACTGGCTACACCGGGGAAGACGGCTTCGAGGTCTTCGTGGCGGCAGACGAGACCGAGGCGATGTGGAACAAGCTGCTCGCTCTCGGCCTGACGCCCGCAGGCCTGGGCGCACGCGACACGCTGCGGCTGGAAGCGGGCTTTCCGCTGTACGGCCACGAGTTTTCCGACACCATCCACCCGCTTTCCAGCACGTATACCTGGGTGGTCAAAGACAAAGAGCACCTGGGCCGCGCCCACATCAGCAGCGCACCGCAGATGAAACTGATCGGGCTGGCGCTCGACAAGGTGCCGGTGCGGGAAGGCTATCCGGTGTTGCTGAACGGCGCGGCAGTGGGTCAGATCACCAGTGGCAGCAGCAGTCCCACGCTCGGCCATCCGATTGCGATGGCGCTGGTCAGTGCAGGCGCCGCCGACGCCGACACCTATGAGGTGGAAGTGCGCGGCAAGGCGCATCCGGCGCGGCGGGTGTCGCTGCCGTTCTACAAGAGGCCCTGA